The DNA window GAGGGTTTTTGTGGGTGTGTGGAGTGATGGACAGAGAAGGAGGATCCAACGGCGGATCTTCCTACTACGCCGTCCTCGGGATCCGCAGGGACGCCTCCTTCTCTGATATCCGCACAGCTTACCGCAAGCTCGCTCTGGTAATTCCCCTTCACCAAACGCCGCCGTTTTCATTCTCGTTCATCTTGTGGGTCCTCCGTTTTCTGCAAATCAAAACTAACAACAGCTTGATTTCGGAAATTTTCTTGGGTATTATTTGATCttgtgatatattttttttttcattttatttgaaGAAATGGCATCCGGATAGGGCGCGAAGTCAAACGGCGGCGGGAGAAGCCAAGCGGCGGTTTCAGCAAATCCAAGAGGCTTACTCCGGTAACGTTATGAATTTACGTTCATACGACGTCGTTAGTTAAAAAGCCTGATAGCCTTGAATTTCTCGCGCTAACGACGCCGTTTTAGTTGTCCGCAGTTCTCTCGGATCAGGCGAAGCGGTCGATGTACGACGCCGGGCTCTACGACCCCCTCGAAGAAGAAGACCAGGTGCGTTACAAAATTATTCACCGTACACAATGCacggtaaaaaaaagaaagtaaaaaaacaaaattacgtCGCTGTTTTTCGGTTTCCTGTTATGTCCCTGAATTTTTGTACTTTTGTCGGCAGGAATTTTGCAATTTCATGGGTGAAATGCTGTCCATGATGAACAATGTGAAAGACGAGGTAA is part of the Malus domestica chromosome 12, GDT2T_hap1 genome and encodes:
- the LOC103450871 gene encoding uncharacterized protein, encoding MDREGGSNGGSSYYAVLGIRRDASFSDIRTAYRKLALKWHPDRARSQTAAGEAKRRFQQIQEAYSVLSDQAKRSMYDAGLYDPLEEEDQEFCNFMGEMLSMMNNVKDEGDSLEDLQRMFNDMVGGDGMMGFDFGDMNPTANKKPRVSASRGAKSRC